The genomic segment GCAGCAGCGCAAGAGTGCTCGGCGACATGCAACCTACCGGGAAGAGCAAGGGTGATGGTCCTCGCAGCGGCGGCTTGAGCGTTCTCTTTGGCCACGTACTCCCCGATGTTGACCGGAGCCAAGCCGAGGATGTCCAAGTTGCCCcctgttgttgttttctctTCGCTTTTAAAGTACCATTTGTGGGCAGCGTCGCCAGCCTTCAATCGgacaagagtggtgtgagttcatcagagcgacagcctgggggaagaagctgtctctgtgtctgctggttttagtgtacagagctctataacggcgtccggaggggactagttcaaacaggctgcaacctgggtgcgaagggtctgttgagatgttacttgcacgtttcctggtcctggacaggtacaagtcttggatagatgggaggttgattccaattatcttttctgcagtccttattgtccgttatcCAATTCATTGTGAAACTAAAGGATacaattcaaaattcaaaacataaaattcATGTTTAAATTATACACAACTACATACGTGCATACATACACTACATAGAATGCAGAggctgcgtgcgcgcgtgcgtgcgcgcgcgcgcgcacccaCTGTTGAGCACTTCAATGACGTCACCGCGAGAAAGTTTGCCGAATCGAccgacacacgcgcgcgcgcgcgcgcgcgcacgcacacacacagacaaatagGCATCGAGGGGAAGAGGAGGTGAACTCCGACAAACACGGTTCCCGTTGGATTTGACTCGACGATGATTGGACTCTCCAGTCCGAACTTTggtctctctcactcactcttaTCCGGCTCTGGGGCTGCGCgtgacgacggcggcggcggcggcggcggcggcggcttgatGGAAACTTGCCGAACTTCCCAGGAGAACTAGGTGAGGAGTACGCGTCCAAATCCAATCCATTCCAATCCAATCCATTCCAATCCAATCCAATCCAATCCAATCCAAAATTTCTGCTGGGTCCAGAGAGCCAACTCGCGTTATTTCAGGATGATTACATGCTCTGTATTTTGATTTCGAGTTGCTCGCTTTTTCTCTTTACCTTCACGTTGCAAGCTGGATTGCTGACGTCACAATCCAGTCAacaatttgttgttgttgttgtagaaAGTTCAAAAGTGCACGCAACTCTCCCCATCCGCATATTAACATTTTTCTCTTACAGTATTCTCCCagtaaaaatggatggatggagggatggatggatggatggatggatggatggatggatggatggatggatggatggatggatggatggatggatggatggatggatggatggacggagggatggacggacggacggacggacggacggacggacggatgcatggatggacggacggatggactaaTAACTAAAAACTAATAACAGTCTGTGctttcaatttaactttattcaAATGAGAAGAAATCATAGAGACAAATTCCCCAAAACACAGAAAGTTCTTCTGAAAAGttgttttgaatgaaaaaataaatagaaattccATCATTCCATTGTATTTGAAGGTTTTCAATTGTCGCTTCTCCTTGcagcctccctctctccctcccctcTTCAGATCAccgttctcctcctcctccttctcagcCAGCATGCAGGAAGGGGCGGGGCCAGCACATGACTCAGGTCCAGGCAAAGGCCACGCCACGTTGGATGGCATCTGTGGCTGTGAGCGGGCGTGCCAGCAGGGCGACTATGCCCTGGCGGCACGCCTGTGCACGGAGGCCCTGGCCGCCGACCCCCTCAACTGCGTGCTCTACAGCATCCGCTCGGCGGCCCACCTCAGCTTGGGCCGCTACCGCCAGGCCCTGCATGATGCCAACAAGGCCCGAGACATCAACCCAAAATGGACGCAGGTACCACCTCCTCGGCCCTTAGCGCTGCCGTGACGGGAAAGGGACACTAGGGGAGCCGTTTAGCCCAAATCCTTTGTGACATTTGCAAGAACTCGACTAGGGTCCACAGTCCGGGCCAAAAAAACGGGACCGAGTCAGTTAAGGAGCTTAATGTCGACAAATCATGAAATCAAATAACAAGCAGAGTGCAGAGCTGCAGAGTGtacaaaacgtgtgtgtgtgtgtgtgtgtgtgtgcgtgcgaaagAAAATGGATTTCCTTCCTCTGCAACAGAGAATGgacggaagtgtgtgtgtgggggggttttTTGGCGCTCGGCCTTGGCTTTTAAAGACAATAACAGAAGCTGTGTGGCTTTGcgggtctgtgtgtgtgtctgtgtgtgtgtgtgtgtgtgtctgcgtgtctgtgtgtgtgtctgtgtgtgtgtgtgtgcgtgaagtcCAGCCTTTTGGTTGGAGGCAATGGAGgtcaaaacaaaagaagaaCTCAACAAAAATGGTTTTGCCAAGTTTGCCTTtttcccacgcacgcacgcacgcaactgGTCTTGCGTAGCGTGCCCTTTGTGTGTTTCTGTCGGTGGAAAGCGCCGCCCGAGGCCCGCCCTGTCATTAGCGTTGGACCGGCAGCGCGTTGGCTGCTGGAGGCAGGACGTCAGCCGGCATGAGATTAGAACGTTTGGTCGGGGTCACCGtcaggccgggccgggccgcgcCGCTCCGGTCTGGGCGGCTTAACCGCTGTCTGGCTCGCCTGGGACCATCTTGGACTCATGCGAGGGCAACCGCGCAAGCGCATTCAAATACGTAGCACTCATTCATCCATTTGATTTGCCACTCGGCTGACTGAGCGAGACAAGTGGGCCAAATGCGCcgcatcctcatcatcatcctcctcatcatccACTCAGCCAATCAGAGCTCACTCGTGGCCGCTCACGTCGACCTCTGCTGCCCCTGCTGTGACAACTTTGTAACGTGACCTCtaaacctgtgtgtgtgtgcgagagggGGCAGGGTCAGAGGCTCTGCGCAGCCTATCAGGTTTCAGCATCAGTCTTGAGCGAGCAGGTGAACTCGTTGTTGTCGGGCAAACATGATGAAGTGGCAACCCCGCAGGAAGGTGAGTGGGCTTTTTCCGTTTTCGCCCAGTAGTTGACCATTTCTTTTCACCGTCTGCAGGCCTACTTCCGCCAGGCGGTGGCGCTGCAGCACCTGGGTCGCCACGGAGACGCCCTGGCGGCCTTTGCCTCGGGCCTGGCTCGGGACCCCAAGAGTCTGCAGCTTCTGACGGCCATGACGGAGGCCGCCATGAAGTCGCCCCTCCGAGGTGAGTCGGTGTCCGACTCGACCGCCCCACCCCCGAGTTGAGCGCTCCGTTTTGCGCGGCCCGCCTCCAGATTCTCTGGAGCCCGCCTACCGGCAGCTGCAAAGCATGAAGCTGGAGCGCAGCCCCTTCATGGTGGTGTCGCTGGTCGGACAGGAGCTGCTGACGCGCGGCCtgcacgccgccgccgccgactcGTTGGAAGCGGCGCTGCGGATCGGCACGTGCTCGCTGAAGATGCGCGGTTCCGTCTTCTCGGCGCTGGGCGCGGCTTACTGGTCGCTGGGCCGCGCGGAGAAGAGCCTGGCCTACATGCGACGGGACCTGGACGTGGCCCGCACCTTAGGTGTGTGTGTCACCGTCGGGCTGTAATCGGCGTACGCGTGTGACCTCACGCCTCCGCAGGTGACCAAAGGGGCGAATGCCGCGCCCACGGCAACCTTGGCTCCGCCCTCTTCTCTAAAGGCCGTTACCGAGAGGCGCTGGCCAATCACAGGCAGCAACTGATTCTGGCCATGAAGCTGAAGCACAAAGAGGTTTGTGATCGAAtggatctttattgtcattgtcacacatGACCTGACATCAGCATCAACATGGCCGCATGGCCGCATGGCCGCATGGCCACCCGCCCGCCGTTGCATTAGCATGCTGCTAATTCCATGACGCCTTTGCTTCGAACGTCGCCGCTCTACTCGATGGTTCTGGACGAGAATGTTCATTTGCCTGCAAAGGACGTAAACTCTAGATAGCACAATGAGCACGCTAATAGCTAATGGCTACGGTGTACCAACCAACCTCAGGCAGCGTCCCAAGCTCTCCGAGGGTTGGGCCACGTGTACACGGCCGTCGGCGACTACCCCAATGCGCTAGCCAGCCACAAGCAGTGCGTGGCGCTGGCcaagcaaaatggctgccggCTCTCCGAGGCCCGGCAGCTGGGCGACACGGGCGCTGTGTACACCGCCATGGGAGACGTCGCCGGCGCCCTGCGGTGCCACCAGGAACACTTGGACATCGCCAAGGTGCCAACGTCCTTATTTTCTGCACTCTGCGCCAGGCAGTGGGCCTGAATTTCCGAAGGTCCAAAAGAATCGTCCGATCTCAATCTCACCTCTCACTCCGGGTCAGAGTCTGGGGAACCGGCGCGAGGAGGCTCGAGCTTACAGCAACCTGGGCAGCGCCTACCACGCTCAGCGCGACTACGACAAAGCCGTGACGTACCACAGCCGAGTTCTCAAGCTGGCCCGGGAGCTCGGAGACGACGGCGGCAGCACGGTGGAGATGAGGGCCTTGGCCGGCCTGGGACACGCCGCCCGATGCGTGCAGGTCAGCCAGCGCTTTGAATGCGCCGTGTGCACGCATCCTCCAATGGTATGTGCGCTGGTGCTCAGGACCTGGACGCAGCGCTGCGCTATCACCGGCGTCAACTGGAAATCGCCGAGGAGCTCGGGGACCCGGGGGCTCGAGGCAGAGCCTCTTCCAACCTGGGTAGGTGATGGTTTTACACGCGTGTCGTGTCGCCAGCCGCCGCACTCATCTTTTATTTACCAAGCGTCTCGACTCGCCGTCGCTACAACTGGGCTCCGAGTCACCTGACTGGGCTGGGGCTGCCGTCCGTCTttgcgcctgcctgcctgcctgcctgcctgcctgcctgcctgcctgcctgcctgcctgcctgcctgcctgcctgcctgcctgcctgcctgcctgtttgTCGAGTTCTCGGCCACGATTGACACTCGAGCGCGTCGACGTTTCTTCCCCTCAGGCATCGTCCACCAGATGCGCGGTGACTACCACCTTGCCCTGAAGTTCCACAAAGATGACCTGCTGTGCGCCCAGGAAGTGGGGGACTACGCCGCCCAGGGCCGGGCCTACGGCAACATGGGCAACGCCTACCACGCCCTGGGCCTCTACGAGCAAGCGGCCGGCTTCCACCGACAAGAGCTGAACATCTCTCTGGAGGTGAAGCTCCGGCGTGAGGAAAGGGTGTACTCCCAAGGGAAGGCCGCCGACCGGCTGACGGAGCGCTCGGGTGTCTTCCGTTCAGGTGAACGACCGGGCGTCCCAGGCCTCCACGCACGGCAACCTGGCGGCGGCCTACCAGGCGCTGGGCGCTCCGGACCGGGCCCTCCAACACTACCTGCGCCACTTGAGCGTCTCAAGGGAGCTGGGCGACGTTCAGAGCCAAGCCAGAGCGTTAGGCGAGTCAGCCGCCGGTCAACTTGAAAGaaggccacgccacgccacgccacgccacgctttGACTCTCTCCTTCTTCCCTTTCCAGCAAACTTGGGCAACTTCCATTGCTGCCGAGGCCACTACGAGGAGGCCTTGCCGTACTACCGCCAGTACTTGCTTCTGGCTCCCGGCCTTGGGGATCCGGAGGCCCAGGGCAAAGTTTGCCACAACCTCGCCTACGCCCACTTCTGCCTGGGACACTACCAAGATGCCGTCAGGTCAGGACTCGCTGAAAGCTGAGTCGGACGCAGCGGCCGTCTTCGGTGACATCGCGGCCAGTCGTCACACCAAAAACGTTCCGCACACCAGATACTACCAGCAAGATCTGGCCTTGGCCATGGACCTTCAGGACAAGCTGGCCCAGGCCAAAGCCTACTGTAACCTGGGCCTGGCCCACAAAGCCTTGGGGGAGTTCAGCAGAGCGCAGGAGTGTCACAACCATCTGCTCCAGATCGCAAAAGCTTTGGACAACACAAAGGTAGGGGTCGGAGAGCACTTGAGGAGATCCTGCCCATGCTGCCGGCGCTGCCCGCGCTGTCCATGCTGCCCGTGCTGCGTTTGTAGGCAATCTTCAGGGCTTTGGGCAACCTCGGAGATGTCAGCATTTGTCAGGACGATCTTCAGGGAGCCGCCGGCTTCTACCGACAGCAGTTATCGTTAGCTCACCAGTTCAGCGATCAGAAGATGGAGGCGGACGCCTACTCGGCTCTCGGATCAGTGCACAGGTGAAAAGTCCACCGACCCGAATCGTTGAGCAAAGCGGACGGGGCCTTCACGCGCTCACCCTCTCCGTCAGGCTGCTTGGCCAGCTGGACACGTCCTTGTCCTTCCACAGCCGGGAGCTGACCCTGCGCAAGGATCTGGGTGACCCCGGCGGGGAGTGCCGCGCTTTGGCTCGCCTGGCCGCCGTTCACGCCGACCTGGGAGACGGCGACACCAGCCTGCAGTGCTACGAGGCTCAGCTGGGCCTGGCGCGGCGGCGGCTGCGCGACACCCGCCAGGAGGCCCAGGTCCTCGGAAACATGGCCATCGCCGAGATGAACGCGGGCCGCTTTGAGGAAGCCGTCGGCTTCTTGGAGCAGCAGCTGGCCGCCCTGCGGCGCTCGGGTTCCGGAGACGCCGTCCCGCATCGGGGGAAGGTTTACGGGAACATGGCCAAATGCTACGTCGCCCTGGGAGACTTTGACGAGGCCGTGCGGTGCTACCACGAGGCCCTGACGGTGGCTCGGAGTCTGGAGCGAGTTCAGGACCAGGCGGAAGCCTACAGGGGACTCGCCGACGCTCACAGGTTTCTTCCGGCAACTTTGAGTGGCGTCGTTCCAACGCCTCCGTTTGTAACCAGCCCCATCCGTGTCcgtcccacgcacgcacgcacgcaggtcgGCGGGCAACCTGCAGCAAGCTTTGGTGTGCTTGGAGAAGAGGCTGGTGGCAGCTCACCAGCTGGGCGGGCCGGTGGGTGGCGAGGCGCGGGCGTACGGCGACCTGGGCGCCCTGCACGGCCAGATGGGCAACTATGAGCGGGCCTTGTCCAGCCTGGAGCGTGGACTCGGCATCGCTCGCTCGGCCGGGGTGAGCTTGACGTCGACGGCGGTCGGTGGCCGGGCAATTCGGCAAATGGCTCTTTTTGAACCCGCTCAGGACAAATCCCTGGAAGCGGAGGCCAGCGATGAGCTGGGCCGAGTTTACCAACTGATGGGTGACTACGAGACGGCGCTGCAGTGGCACCGACGATCTCTGGACATGGCGGAGCGGGCGGGATGCCTCAGGGGCCAAACGCGGGCCTCCGCCAACCTGGGAGTGACCTACGAGGCTCTGGGCGACTACCAGCAGGCTCTGCTTCTCCAGGAGCAGCACCTCAGCATGGCGGCGCAGACCAGCGACTTGCTGTCCAAAAGCCGGGCCTACGGCGGCCTGGGGAGGATCCACCACGCGCTGGGCAACGCCACGCAGGCTGTCGCGTACCTCCGGGAAGGTGAGCAACTTCACGGCAGGGCAGCGGCCAGATATCATCCACTATAATGGCGGGATGGCTTTCAGGCCTTCGCCTGGCCGAGCGGTCAGCCGGCAGAGAAGACGAGGCCGAGATGCGCCACCGCCTCGGCTTGTCTCTGTGGGCTGCCGAGAACCTGGCGGAGGCCCGGCGGCAGGTCTGCGCTTTGTCCGGCCGGCCGCGTGTCCACTCGCCACGGCGGTGACAACCGATGGCTGCGTCTGCTTCAGCTTCACAGAGCCTCGCTTCTCTTTGAGAGCATCGGCCGCGAGACGCTGCACGGCGCCGACCGCAAGCACGCCCTCTTAGACCTGCAGACGGACACGTACCAGGCTCTCCAGAGGGTCCTCGTCAGCCTGGGTAGCTGAAATACAACGCCGAGACCGTCTCTGTCGTTTCCACTCATCGGCGCTTTGTCCGCAGGCCACGTGGAGGAGGCGCTGGCCGTAGCGGAGCGAGCCCGAACGCAGACCTTCGCCCACCTACCGGTGGGCTCGGACCGGCGTGCCCCGGTCACGGTGGAGCGCATCCTGGAGACGGTCGACAGCCAGAAGGCCACGGTGCTCTACTTCTCGCTGGCGAGAGGATTCCTGCACAGCTGGCTGCTGGCTCCCGGCTCAGGTAGTAGAACATCTCCCGACCGCGTCAGAGTGCCTCGTCGCTAGCGTCGCTAGCGTCGCTAGCGTCGCGGTCATGCCGTAGGCGTCGTCGAGTTCAACCAGGCCCGTCTCGGAGCCGACGACGCGCCAGAGTTCCGAGATGGCTCCAGCTTGCGGGAGGGCGGCCGGCGCTCTCTGGAGCGGTATGTCTGCGCCGCCAGAGAGGTTCTGGGAGTTGACGGAAACCTCAGCAGGTAACGCGCAACGACACCCATTTGCTTTTGGAGGGCTGTTGTGTTTGGGCGAGCGACTCATCTGTTCGGTGGTTCTGGGGAGGCGGGATCATGGGGAGATCAAAGGTCAGAATTCGGAAAACATCCCCTTTCCTTCCTCGCAGGATGAACGTGGGCAGCGAGACAGAGAGCCAAGCCGGAGAGGCCCCCGAGCGACGCTTTAACGACGAGCTGGACGGCTACCTGCGCGTGGCGTCCGCCGACAACGTCTCCAAAAGGTGCGAGCCCGAAGTCAATCAAAGtcagcgccggccggccgggccaaCGGGCTTATCCGCTTTGTCGCAGCGCCGGCGTTTCTCCGGCCGAGGACGGCTCGTCTTCTCCTTGCCGCCGCCTCGGCGTGGACGCCTCTCCTCTCGCCGCCCTCTACGACTTGCTCATCGCGCCGATGGAAGCGGTACGTACGAACGAGCCGTATCCGTGGAGTTCTTTCAAGTTGCGTCAAGTCTTTTGTGTCAGGCCCTGCTGCACGCCGGTGGTCAGGCGGGTCCACGCCGGCAACTGGTTCTGGTCCTGGAGGGTGACTTGTACCTGGTGCCCTTCGCCTTGCTCAAAAGCAGCTCGTCCGCCGAGTTCCTGTACCAGATGTTTGCTCTGCTTTGCGTGCCGTCGTTAGCCAGCCTGCGAGCTTCCGGGCCGCCTGCTCCGCCCTGCCGGCTCGCCGGCTCGGGACTGGCCGTGGTGGGAGCGCCTGGCCCGTGGCGGGGCCGCTCGTGggctccgccgccgccgtcggccCGGGACGAGGCTCTGTGTCTAGGCGAGCGTCTGGGCTGCGTCCAGCTCGCCCACGCCACCAAGGAGCGCGCCCTCGCCGCCCTGGCGCAGGCGCAGTGCGTTCACTTTGCCACTCACGTCTCCTGTGAGCCGGCCGCCCTGGTGCTGGACCCCGGcggtgaggaggaagaggggggCCGGTGCGCGATGGCGCCGAGCGCGGAAGGAACGAAAGCTTGCCTCGGCGAGGATGCGTGCGAGAGCCGTCCTCCGCTTCGAGACTTCCTcctcaccgcggaggagatcttgGAGCTCAACCTGAGTGTGAAGCTGGTGGTCCTCAGGTTGGTGCCGGAGGTTCTGCCTTCATGTTCTTACGCACTCAAATGTCCATAATCATCCCCTCCCAGGTCCTACCCCGAGTCCGGCGTGCGGCTGACGCGCGACGGCTTGTCGGGTCTGACCGGGGCCTTTCTGCGGGCGGGCGTCCGATGCGTGTGCGTGTCCCTGTGGGCCACGCCGCCGCCCGCTGCCAAGCTCTTCATGCAGAGCTTCTACTCGGCGCTGCTCGAGGGCGCCGCGGCCAGCGCCGCGCTGGCCGGCGCCATGAGTACGCTCCGCGACAGCAAGGACTTTGCGGACCCCTTCAACTGGGCAGGTGAGCACACTCAAAATCCCCGTCGTGTTTTCCAATGAAACCAAACGTCGCTCAGGCTACCTGCTGATGGGCGGCGACGTCCGGCTCAACGGGCCCGAGTTGGCGCTGCGACGGGCCTTGGCGGAGGTTCTCTGCCACGCCGACCGGGCCAGGGACACCTTGAGGGTTCTTCTGCACCTGGTTGGAAGTCAAGACGCCGACGCACCCTTTGGAAtcgaatcaaataaataaaagcaaacgGCGGGTCTCGTTGCCGCACGCAGGTGGAGAAATCTTTGCAGCGCATCCACAGCGGCCACGCCAAGCTCCTGTACACGTCGCAGCAGAGCGTAGACGATAAGGTGGGCGGGCGCTTCTGGATCCGAGCGAGCTGTTGCGGGCGCGGTGATGGCGTGACCTTCTCTCGGTCGTTGTAGGTCGGCGGCGTGCCCGGGTGGCGCCCCTTGTTGGCGGCGGTGGGTTTCCGTCTGGACGCGGGCGGTTCCGGCCGCCCCGCCGCCGTCTTCTTCCCCACGTCGGACCCCGGAGAACGGCTGCAGCGCTGCAGTCTCACCATGCAAGCCCTGCTCGGTACcgttaaggtttcaaattggCTCGGGTTGGGAATTTGCCTTCCAAGCCAGGACGAGCGTTTCAAGATGGCTTTTCAGGGTTCTGCGCTTCAAATTCAGGTTCTGGGTGAGGGTTTCAAATGACCGGCATCTCGTTTGTGTGTGGAGGTCTAAGCGCGGCAGCTTTCGAGGCTCTTTGCAAACTGGTGTCGGCGCCCCAAGCGGGAGAGCCGCTGGTACGCGAGGTGAGCGAGCCGACGGCTCACGTCGACTTGCTTTGCGCTTGCGTCACTCGGACTTTTGCTTTCTTCTCCTTTGCTTCCATATGCGGCAGCTCCATcaggtgctgctgctgcagctgcagtCACGTGACGGCGAGAGCGACCGATCGCCGGCCGCCGTCTTAGTGTCGctcagcgtgcgtgcgtggaggCTTCCGGGATGCCACGAGTTCCTGGCGGCCCTCGGTCGGTCAGCAAAACGGAGACAGACAACGGCgaccgacggacggacggacggacggacggcgctGATAACCACGCCTCCTGTTTGCTCTTCAGGGTTCGACCTGTGCCAGGTGGGTCAGGAGGACGTTCTGCTGAAGACGGGCAAGCGGGCCAGCGGGCGAGTCATGGCTTTGGCCCTCCGCTCACTCCTGGCGCTTTTTGGTGAGAGCGCCTCATTCATTCTCTTGGCGACCCTTCTCGTAGCCCATCGCGCATGACACGAGTCTTCGGGTCCCGTTTCAGACTCGGCAGACGTTCCCGAGCGTGTCGGCACGTACGGGTCGTCCTCGTTGGAGTCTCTGTCGTCTTCTCCGCCGACGCCTCAGCCCGCGTCTTTTCCCGCCTCGCCGCCTCGTCCTTCCCTCTGCCCGGACGCGCCGAGCGGCGACGCCATCTCCGTCTACAGCCTCAGCTCGCTCACCTCCTCTCTCGGGTTCTGGCCGCGCCCCGAGCCCGCGGGAAGCGATGCGGTCGGCCGGTGCTCGCGAGCGCAGGAGGGGGCGGCGACGCCTCGCCGCTCCAGGCGACTGGCCAATCTGGGTAAAGGGGAGGCGGGCGACGAGGACCACCGGGGCTACGCCATCATCAGCAGCGAGCCTCTGAGGCCAGAGGACCGTTGCGCCACGGTCaaagagccgccgccgccgccaaacGTTCCGGCCAAGCCGCCACACACGCAGGAAGTGTAAGTTCAAATGTTCGTCTCTCCTCAAAATGCGACACGCCGCCAATCAATCGGCTGCTCTCGAGCTTTCCTAGCCGACTCACCCGTTCCGATCCGATTCTTCATTTGCGCAGCTcgtctcctcggaggagcaaAGCGAAGATGAGCGGCCGCGAGGAGGCGGGCGGCGGCGTACCCACGGGACAGCTGGACCCcgaggagctgactcgcaagatCCTGGAGGAGACCCGGGTCCACATGCGTGCCGTGGAGATCCTGCAGCGGACCCCTGGGCGGCGTTCTCTCTCGACACCCGTCACTCCCATCCTGAGCAGGGGCGCACGCGCCTTCCAGCCGTCCGAGACCAGCGCCTTCAGCAGACCCCCGAGCAGGACGAGTCCGGCTTCGGCGCCGCTCGGTCCTCTCTCTCCCAGACCGCCGTGCCGCTCCTCTtccctgcagaagctggctccacCCTCATCCCCCAAATATCTGGCTGGCAGAGCGTCTTCACTTCACCTCAAAGCAGCTGGCAGAGATTGTCACGACAAAACTTCACCTGACACCGAGTCCCGGGTCAAACCTTCAACTGGGAGCAAGTGTCATCCAAAAGCTGTTAACAGCGAGTCCCACCCCAAATTCTCCCTGGCGccacccccctcctccaccACCGCGGTCCCTCGCTTCAAAAGCTTCAAGGCGGCCCGCCAACACGAAGGCGCATCCCCCGCCGGCCTTCTTCCGGCAAAGAAAATGAGCACAGTGAAGAAAGACGTTCTGGGTTTGCTGGACCTGTCGTCGCGACATAAGTCCAGCGAGACTTCCGACCGTCTCCCCAGTGCGGACAGCAAAGCGCCTTCCGCCTCCAAAGCTTCCAAACGCACTAAATTTCCTTCTGGCTACAAATTTCTAGCAGggcattttttcccttcttcgaagtgttgacgTGAATATTGGTTGCCGTGGTGATTGATTGACCCTGATGTTCTGAGAAGGTTGAGAAAGTATTGCTTGCTCGCTAACAAATGCCGGTGCGGTTCAAGTGGACAGGAAGAAAGAACACTGTACTTATACTTTGACAGAAGATTTTTACACTATTTCAGTGGCAGATTTGATATATGCTGTCTGTCATTTATTTCACTCCTGTCATAAATACGTACACTGACTGTGCAAGTCTTTGCACTTTTTGCAGTCGCGGGCGAGATGAGCGAAtgattgatcgatcgatcgatcgatcgttcGCTTTCAAGGTAATGGGCTATCGATCGGCTCAGCCAATCGGATGTCCCCTGGAGGGCGGGGCCAACTTGTTGACCGTGCCTTCTCCTTTCGCCTGCTACTGCGCAGGCGCAGACCGGCTGATGAAGATGGTGCTCATCAAGGAATAGTGAGTCTGACGTGTTTTTGGTtggggctttttcccccccttatCATCGTTCGGGGGAATTTCAGCCATTTAAGGCCTTATTGGCGAGTCGTGATCGGTTTGCTTTGCTGGGCTCCTCCCTCAACCTGTAAGCCTCCGAAAGACATGCTACGGGCGGGCAGGATAACGGACGCGCTTTACGGGGCACCGGTCTTTTTAAGGCGTTGTTAGTGACAAGCTATCGCTAactgctaggctaggctaggctggcCAGTTCGCCTCGCGTTCAATTTGATTCACGTCATAGAAAGGCACGCACACAGCCATGGTGGCCTTCAGCCCGTTTAACCAACACTGCCGAGTAGGCGTGCTAACGCCACTAGCTTCGGCTAACCGGCTAGCATCTCGTTATAGCCCCAAAGTGGCGTAAT from the Syngnathus scovelli strain Florida chromosome 13, RoL_Ssco_1.2, whole genome shotgun sequence genome contains:
- the ttc28 gene encoding tetratricopeptide repeat protein 28 isoform X2, which produces MMKWQPRRKAYFRQAVALQHLGRHGDALAAFASGLARDPKSLQLLTAMTEAAMKSPLRDSLEPAYRQLQSMKLERSPFMVVSLVGQELLTRGLHAAAADSLEAALRIGTCSLKMRGSVFSALGAAYWSLGRAEKSLAYMRRDLDVARTLGDQRGECRAHGNLGSALFSKGRYREALANHRQQLILAMKLKHKEAASQALRGLGHVYTAVGDYPNALASHKQCVALAKQNGCRLSEARQLGDTGAVYTAMGDVAGALRCHQEHLDIAKSLGNRREEARAYSNLGSAYHAQRDYDKAVTYHSRVLKLARELGDDGGSTVEMRALAGLGHAARCVQDLDAALRYHRRQLEIAEELGDPGARGRASSNLGIVHQMRGDYHLALKFHKDDLLCAQEVGDYAAQGRAYGNMGNAYHALGLYEQAAGFHRQELNISLEVNDRASQASTHGNLAAAYQALGAPDRALQHYLRHLSVSRELGDVQSQARALANLGNFHCCRGHYEEALPYYRQYLLLAPGLGDPEAQGKVCHNLAYAHFCLGHYQDAVRYYQQDLALAMDLQDKLAQAKAYCNLGLAHKALGEFSRAQECHNHLLQIAKALDNTKAIFRALGNLGDVSICQDDLQGAAGFYRQQLSLAHQFSDQKMEADAYSALGSVHRLLGQLDTSLSFHSRELTLRKDLGDPGGECRALARLAAVHADLGDGDTSLQCYEAQLGLARRRLRDTRQEAQVLGNMAIAEMNAGRFEEAVGFLEQQLAALRRSGSGDAVPHRGKVYGNMAKCYVALGDFDEAVRCYHEALTVARSLERVQDQAEAYRGLADAHRSAGNLQQALVCLEKRLVAAHQLGGPVGGEARAYGDLGALHGQMGNYERALSSLERGLGIARSAGDKSLEAEASDELGRVYQLMGDYETALQWHRRSLDMAERAGCLRGQTRASANLGVTYEALGDYQQALLLQEQHLSMAAQTSDLLSKSRAYGGLGRIHHALGNATQAVAYLREGLRLAERSAGREDEAEMRHRLGLSLWAAENLAEARRQLHRASLLFESIGRETLHGADRKHALLDLQTDTYQALQRVLVSLGHVEEALAVAERARTQTFAHLPVGSDRRAPVTVERILETVDSQKATVLYFSLARGFLHSWLLAPGSGVVEFNQARLGADDAPEFRDGSSLREGGRRSLERYVCAAREVLGVDGNLSRMNVGSETESQAGEAPERRFNDELDGYLRVASADNVSKSAGVSPAEDGSSSPCRRLGVDASPLAALYDLLIAPMEAALLHAGGQAGPRRQLVLVLEGDLYLVPFALLKSSSSAEFLYQMFALLCVPSLASLRASGPPAPPCRLAGSGLAVVGAPGPWRGRSWAPPPPSARDEALCLGERLGCVQLAHATKERALAALAQAQCVHFATHVSCEPAALVLDPGGEEEEGGRCAMAPSAEGTKACLGEDACESRPPLRDFLLTAEEILELNLSVKLVVLRSYPESGVRLTRDGLSGLTGAFLRAGVRCVCVSLWATPPPAAKLFMQSFYSALLEGAAASAALAGAMSTLRDSKDFADPFNWAGYLLMGGDVRLNGPELALRRALAEVLCHADRARDTLRVLLHLVEKSLQRIHSGHAKLLYTSQQSVDDKVGGVPGWRPLLAAVGFRLDAGGSGRPAAVFFPTSDPGERLQRCSLTMQALLGLSAAAFEALCKLVSAPQAGEPLVRELHQVLLLQLQSRDGESDRSPAAVLVSLSVRAWRLPGCHEFLAALGFDLCQVGQEDVLLKTGKRASGRVMALALRSLLALFDSADVPERVGTYGSSSLESLSSSPPTPQPASFPASPPRPSLCPDAPSGDAISVYSLSSLTSSLGFWPRPEPAGSDAVGRCSRAQEGAATPRRSRRLANLGKGEAGDEDHRGYAIISSEPLRPEDRCATVKEPPPPPNVPAKPPHTQEVSSPRRSKAKMSGREEAGGGVPTGQLDPEELTRKILEETRVHMRAVEILQRTPGRRSLSTPVTPILSRGARAFQPSETSAFSRPPSRTSPASAPLGPLSPRPPCRSSSLQKLAPPSSPKYLAGRASSLHLKAAGRDCHDKTSPDTESRVKPSTGSKCHPKAVNSESHPKFSLAPPPSSTTAVPRFKSFKAARQHEGASPAGLLPAKKMSTVKKDVLGLLDLSSRHKSSETSDRLPSADSKAPSASKASKRTKFPSGYKFLAGHFFPSSKC